In the Leptotrichia sp. oral taxon 847 genome, one interval contains:
- the hisC gene encoding histidinol-phosphate transaminase encodes MSKFWNDKIKEIEPYVPGEQPKDKKYIKLNTNENPYSPSEKVIEKIKSMNLKDLKLYPDPDVSELRKVIAEYFSQKIAEKFTKEQIFVGNGSDEVLALVFMTFFNKGDKVYYPDITYSFYPVYADLFDLKEVKIPLNENFEIEIDKYFGLDGHIIITNPNAPTSIALKLNEIEKIVKNNPAQLVVIDEAYVDFGAESSVKLVNKYDNVLVVQTFSKSRSFAGMRLGYAIGSENIIEGLNRLKFSFNSYTIDRISIEAGIESFKDDDYFVKTNAKIIEIREKTVKKLKELGFKVLNSSANFIFISHKKIFAGDLYKQLKDNGILVRYFAKDRIDNYLRVTIGTDEEMEIFIDKLKKLL; translated from the coding sequence ATGAGCAAATTTTGGAATGATAAAATAAAGGAAATAGAGCCTTATGTTCCTGGAGAGCAGCCGAAAGACAAGAAATATATTAAACTTAATACGAATGAAAATCCTTATTCGCCGTCAGAAAAAGTTATAGAAAAAATAAAATCTATGAATTTAAAAGATTTGAAACTTTATCCAGATCCAGATGTTTCAGAACTAAGAAAAGTGATTGCTGAATATTTTTCGCAAAAAATTGCTGAAAAATTTACAAAAGAGCAGATTTTTGTAGGAAATGGCTCAGATGAAGTGTTAGCACTTGTTTTTATGACATTTTTTAACAAAGGCGACAAAGTTTATTATCCTGATATAACTTACAGCTTTTACCCAGTTTATGCAGATTTATTTGATTTAAAAGAAGTAAAAATTCCGTTAAACGAAAATTTTGAAATTGAAATTGATAAATATTTTGGACTTGATGGGCATATAATTATTACAAATCCGAATGCACCGACTTCGATTGCATTGAAATTAAATGAAATAGAAAAAATAGTAAAAAATAATCCAGCTCAGTTGGTTGTTATTGATGAGGCTTATGTCGATTTTGGGGCAGAAAGTTCTGTTAAATTGGTGAATAAATATGACAATGTTCTTGTTGTGCAGACATTTTCAAAATCTCGTTCATTTGCAGGAATGCGTTTGGGATATGCAATTGGCTCAGAAAATATAATAGAAGGGCTTAACAGATTAAAATTTTCATTTAATTCGTATACAATTGATAGAATTTCGATTGAAGCTGGGATTGAATCATTTAAAGATGATGATTATTTTGTAAAAACTAATGCTAAAATTATTGAAATACGGGAAAAAACTGTAAAAAAATTGAAAGAATTGGGATTTAAAGTGTTAAATTCAAGTGCTAATTTTATATTTATTTCACATAAAAAAATTTTTGCAGGAGATTTGTATAAACAGCTAAAAGATAATGGAATTTTGGTTAGATATTTTGCAAAAGATAGGATTGATAACTATTTAAGGGTTACAATTGGAACAGATGAGGAAATGGAAATTTTTATTGACAAATTGAAAAAGTTATTATAG
- a CDS encoding DNA alkylation repair protein produces the protein MEIQKELFLLQDKEYAKFSNKLSPNVAQDTIIGVRIPEIRKLAKKLIKNNEYQDFLKELPHKYYDENLLHGAIISDIKNFDNCIELLDIFLPFIDNWAVCDTISPKIFKKNKVELIKKIKEWTNSDKTYICRFGIEMLMTHFLNEDFKKEYLEMVANIHSKEYYVNMVISWFFATALAKQWDSTVVYLENDKLDVWVHNKTIQKARESFRITKEQKDYLKGLKR, from the coding sequence ATGGAAATACAAAAAGAGCTATTTTTATTACAAGATAAGGAATATGCAAAATTTTCAAATAAATTATCGCCTAATGTTGCACAGGATACAATTATTGGAGTGAGGATTCCTGAAATAAGAAAATTGGCTAAAAAGTTGATTAAAAATAATGAATATCAGGATTTTTTGAAAGAACTTCCACATAAATATTATGATGAAAATTTGTTACATGGAGCGATAATTTCAGATATTAAAAATTTTGATAACTGCATTGAGTTACTTGATATTTTTTTACCGTTCATAGACAATTGGGCAGTTTGTGATACAATTTCTCCAAAAATTTTTAAAAAGAATAAAGTAGAATTGATAAAAAAGATAAAAGAGTGGACTAATTCAGATAAAACATATATTTGCAGGTTTGGTATAGAAATGTTAATGACACATTTTTTAAATGAAGATTTTAAAAAAGAATATTTGGAAATGGTTGCTAATATTCATTCTAAAGAATATTATGTGAATATGGTAATCTCTTGGTTTTTTGCAACAGCGCTTGCAAAGCAATGGGATTCCACGGTAGTTTATTTGGAAAATGATAAATTAGATGTCTGGGTTCATAATAAGACGATACAAAAAGCTCGCGAAAGTTTTAGAATAACGAAAGAGCAAAAAGATTACCTGAAAGGATTAAAAAGATGA
- the hisB gene encoding imidazoleglycerol-phosphate dehydratase HisB has translation MRKSRIERNTFETKIKIELNIDGTGKYENNTGVGFLDHMLDLFAKHGRFDLKVHCNGDTQVDDHHSTEDIGIALGKCFYEALGNLKGVKRYGNFLLPMDEALTLIAVDLSGRYFLNFDVNIPTEKVGTFDTELVEEFFIGFTRNLNATLHIKNMAGTNSHHIIESIFKGVARALADAVSIDEKYKDEIPSTKGVLV, from the coding sequence ATGAGAAAATCAAGAATTGAAAGAAATACATTTGAAACGAAAATAAAAATTGAATTGAATATTGATGGAACTGGGAAATATGAAAATAATACTGGTGTTGGTTTTTTAGATCATATGCTTGATTTATTTGCAAAACATGGAAGATTTGATTTGAAAGTACATTGCAACGGAGATACACAAGTGGATGATCATCACAGTACGGAAGATATTGGAATTGCACTTGGGAAATGTTTTTACGAGGCTTTAGGTAATCTAAAAGGGGTTAAAAGATATGGAAATTTTCTTTTGCCAATGGATGAGGCACTGACATTGATTGCAGTTGATTTGAGCGGAAGATATTTTTTGAATTTTGATGTGAATATTCCGACTGAAAAAGTTGGGACTTTTGATACAGAGTTGGTGGAAGAGTTTTTTATTGGATTTACACGGAATCTGAATGCAACACTACATATAAAGAATATGGCTGGAACAAATTCACACCATATTATTGAATCGATTTTTAAAGGAGTTGCCAGAGCTTTGGCAGATGCTGTGAGTATTGATGAAAAGTATAAAGATGAGATTCCGTCGACTAAAGGAGTATTAGTTTAA
- a CDS encoding phospholipase D-like domain-containing protein has translation MEKELKSETLFEKENANIKKTENSKVKNTLFTILNGERVDLEIEEIFDSNRFYEIKAVTFSAEESFLNKYLTLFKSVDLIIGIQDTDVQARGLKALKNETKNLIESQKRIIKKEQIRFFENLSRENQENFINERWKLKVPINSTIHSKFYLLKNDFETRLILGSANLSFQAFSNSRNQFENIVIFDNSELFFQFEKYFSEINATCTDFITSALKKKAQNKIEIMKENNSKNQEETFSVRFTQDESAKLQIDISKDVVKKFNDVIVKEEDSIAFPIIEEIKSIDEKQKIIESEKKEEFEVEKFAYELSINTISRQAKKKESMIVAPETFAKKIKPKLEIKIAPKLNQATPERELLFSKDTDRGFGRSGLYIEENGSTKPFGQKAGKEEIQNSIESIVRLIDNYKKYVIDYNDNYGSRIIEIILYTFTSPFIQDIRFKLESDSEKLDVPQFLFIGGTAGSGKSNLLQILQKMLGLSKSKPILYNNIIPTGRTKKADTITQIQLWMNENNVAPILIDEIDEEFFSNKDRGNNLIVNVSNLSTSNFDFTPCFIGTTNALEYSLPQRAQRRSYYVKNDKVFDTELKKKSVKAYTEVLEIINDTLFQDFVIRFAEKLTDDNLSWKNYSLHSSTGLIDFLYWSREIFKEYFKIAGIELPAWFPETRYDDTVENNQSLWRKLYEYNRQDFKVQKEKGVYLFRLKSLDSEESQSNRFGTKILPSTKYLNALSQKCKNDNNSSDIIEIKIKEFHRWIEVPIPKELEPKKTIFNFFKKNKNEK, from the coding sequence ATGGAAAAAGAATTAAAATCTGAAACTTTATTTGAAAAAGAAAACGCAAATATTAAAAAGACTGAAAATTCAAAAGTTAAAAATACGCTTTTTACTATTTTAAATGGTGAAAGAGTTGATTTAGAAATTGAAGAGATTTTCGATAGTAACAGGTTTTATGAGATAAAGGCTGTTACGTTTTCGGCTGAGGAAAGTTTTTTGAATAAATATTTGACTCTATTTAAAAGTGTTGATTTGATCATCGGAATACAAGATACGGATGTTCAAGCTAGGGGATTAAAAGCACTAAAAAATGAGACTAAAAATTTGATTGAAAGTCAGAAGCGGATTATAAAAAAAGAGCAAATTAGATTTTTTGAAAATCTTTCAAGAGAAAATCAGGAAAATTTTATCAATGAAAGGTGGAAATTGAAAGTTCCAATAAATTCGACAATTCACAGTAAATTTTATCTTTTAAAAAATGACTTTGAAACAAGATTGATTTTAGGGTCAGCCAATTTATCATTTCAGGCTTTTTCAAACAGCAGAAATCAATTTGAAAATATTGTAATTTTTGATAATTCAGAATTATTTTTTCAATTTGAGAAATATTTTAGTGAAATTAACGCCACTTGTACAGATTTTATTACTTCGGCTTTGAAAAAGAAAGCACAAAATAAAATTGAAATTATGAAAGAAAATAACAGTAAAAATCAAGAAGAAACGTTTTCTGTGAGATTTACACAAGATGAAAGTGCTAAATTACAAATTGACATTTCAAAAGACGTTGTTAAAAAATTTAACGACGTTATTGTCAAGGAAGAGGACAGCATTGCTTTTCCAATAATTGAAGAAATAAAATCGATTGATGAAAAGCAGAAAATAATTGAAAGCGAAAAAAAAGAAGAGTTTGAGGTTGAGAAATTTGCTTATGAATTGTCGATTAATACGATTTCACGACAGGCTAAGAAAAAAGAGAGTATGATTGTAGCACCCGAAACATTTGCAAAAAAGATAAAACCTAAACTTGAAATTAAAATTGCACCGAAATTAAATCAAGCGACTCCTGAAAGAGAGTTGTTATTTTCAAAAGACACTGACCGTGGCTTTGGACGTTCAGGACTGTATATTGAAGAGAATGGAAGCACAAAACCTTTTGGGCAAAAAGCTGGAAAAGAAGAAATTCAAAATTCTATTGAAAGTATCGTAAGATTGATTGATAACTATAAAAAGTATGTAATTGACTACAATGATAATTATGGTTCAAGAATTATTGAGATTATTTTGTATACGTTTACTTCGCCCTTTATCCAAGATATTAGGTTTAAATTGGAATCCGATTCAGAAAAATTAGATGTTCCACAATTTTTGTTTATTGGAGGAACTGCTGGTTCAGGAAAAAGTAATTTATTACAAATTTTACAAAAAATGCTGGGACTTTCAAAATCAAAGCCTATTTTGTACAACAACATTATTCCGACAGGAAGAACGAAAAAAGCAGATACGATAACACAAATTCAATTGTGGATGAATGAAAATAACGTGGCTCCAATTTTGATTGACGAAATTGATGAGGAATTTTTTTCAAATAAAGACAGAGGAAATAACTTAATTGTAAATGTTTCAAATCTTTCTACTTCAAATTTTGATTTCACACCTTGTTTTATTGGTACGACAAATGCTTTGGAATATTCACTGCCACAACGGGCACAAAGAAGATCATATTATGTGAAAAATGATAAAGTTTTTGATACGGAGCTTAAGAAAAAATCTGTGAAAGCGTATACTGAAGTACTAGAAATTATTAATGACACTCTTTTTCAAGATTTCGTTATTCGATTTGCAGAAAAGTTGACAGATGATAATTTGAGCTGGAAAAATTATTCGCTACATTCTTCGACTGGATTGATAGATTTCCTTTATTGGTCACGTGAAATTTTTAAGGAGTATTTTAAAATCGCCGGAATTGAGTTGCCAGCGTGGTTTCCTGAAACTAGATATGATGATACTGTAGAAAATAATCAGTCTTTATGGAGAAAATTATATGAATATAATCGTCAAGATTTTAAAGTGCAAAAAGAAAAAGGTGTATATTTGTTTAGACTAAAAAGTTTGGATAGTGAAGAAAGCCAGAGTAACAGATTCGGGACAAAAATCCTTCCATCGACAAAATATTTGAATGCGTTATCGCAAAAATGTAAGAATGATAACAATTCTTCGGACATTATTGAGATAAAAATAAAAGAATTTCACAGATGGATAGAAGTGCCTATTCCAAAGGAACTAGAACCTAAAAAAACGATTTTTAATTTCTTTAAAAAAAATAAAAATGAAAAATAA
- a CDS encoding histidinol-phosphatase HisJ, which yields MEKQKNISFPSNLHGHTTYCDGKNKAEEYILKAIGKNFISIGLSGHSYVYFDKEPNMSLDGTLKYIEEMKFLKEKYKNKIQVYIGIEADFYSGFNPKVDKNLGLDYRIGSVHYVKDKVKDEYYCVDATPEILAYAIKNYDNGDEKSLILAYYNNIIEMIHTQKPDILGHLDLVRKFNSDGRYFDENSEWYNRKVDEVLDEIAKADIIVEINTGGISRGWTKTPYPSVSILEKIFKRNIPITLSSDAHTVENIDYYFRESVEIAKKVGFKSLKIMRDGKFYDFEI from the coding sequence ATGGAAAAGCAGAAAAATATATCTTTTCCGTCAAATTTACACGGACATACAACTTATTGTGATGGGAAAAATAAAGCTGAGGAATATATCTTAAAGGCAATTGGAAAAAATTTTATAAGTATTGGACTTTCAGGACATTCTTATGTTTATTTTGATAAAGAGCCCAATATGTCTTTGGATGGCACGCTTAAGTATATTGAAGAAATGAAATTTTTAAAAGAAAAATATAAAAATAAAATACAAGTTTACATTGGAATTGAAGCTGATTTTTATTCAGGATTTAATCCAAAAGTTGATAAAAATTTGGGACTTGATTATAGAATAGGTTCAGTTCATTATGTAAAAGATAAAGTAAAAGACGAATATTACTGTGTTGACGCCACTCCAGAAATTTTGGCTTATGCAATTAAAAATTACGATAATGGCGATGAAAAATCTTTAATTTTAGCATATTATAACAATATTATTGAAATGATTCATACTCAAAAGCCAGATATTTTGGGACATTTAGATTTAGTGAGAAAGTTTAATAGCGATGGTAGATATTTTGATGAAAATTCAGAATGGTATAACAGAAAAGTTGACGAAGTATTAGATGAAATTGCAAAAGCTGACATAATTGTAGAAATAAATACGGGTGGAATTTCAAGAGGATGGACTAAAACACCATATCCAAGTGTTTCGATATTAGAAAAAATTTTTAAAAGAAATATTCCAATCACACTTTCTTCAGACGCACATACCGTAGAAAATATCGACTATTATTTTAGGGAAAGTGTAGAAATTGCTAAAAAAGTTGGATTTAAAAGTCTTAAAATTATGAGAGATGGGAAATTTTACGATTTTGAAATTTAG
- a CDS encoding SDR family NAD(P)-dependent oxidoreductase: protein MSRNVFITGASSGIGKAIAYSFGKNGDDLILCARRIGKLEEIKIDIERRFGVNVYIFELDVTKYEKVSKTVKKILEKVSKIDILVNNAGLALGLDKFQNYSITDMEIMIDTNVKGLLYVSREIIPNMVENNTGHIINMGSTAGIYAYAGAAVYCATKAAVKFLSDGIRIDTIDKNIKVSTLQPGIVETDFSKVRFHGDKDRAKSVYAGIEALKPEDIADVALYVVNQPKHVQISDVTIMATKQATGFMVYKK from the coding sequence ATGTCAAGAAATGTATTTATAACAGGAGCATCAAGCGGAATTGGAAAAGCGATTGCCTATTCATTTGGAAAAAATGGCGACGATTTGATTTTATGCGCCAGAAGAATTGGAAAATTAGAAGAGATTAAAATTGATATTGAGAGAAGATTTGGAGTGAATGTCTATATTTTTGAGTTGGACGTAACGAAATATGAAAAAGTTTCAAAAACTGTGAAAAAGATTTTGGAAAAGGTTTCTAAAATAGATATTTTGGTAAATAATGCAGGACTAGCTTTGGGACTTGATAAATTTCAAAATTATAGCATTACGGATATGGAAATAATGATAGACACCAATGTAAAAGGACTTTTGTATGTAAGTCGTGAAATTATACCAAATATGGTGGAAAATAATACAGGGCATATAATTAATATGGGTTCGACAGCTGGAATTTATGCTTATGCAGGAGCGGCAGTCTATTGTGCGACAAAAGCGGCAGTGAAATTTTTAAGTGACGGAATTAGAATTGATACTATTGACAAAAATATCAAAGTAAGTACGTTACAGCCAGGAATTGTTGAAACAGATTTTAGCAAAGTTAGATTTCATGGGGATAAAGATCGGGCAAAAAGTGTTTATGCGGGAATTGAAGCATTGAAGCCGGAAGATATTGCAGATGTGGCGTTATATGTCGTAAATCAGCCAAAACACGTTCAAATTTCGGATGTAACGATAATGGCGACTAAGCAAGCTACAGGATTTATGGTATATAAAAAATAA
- a CDS encoding bifunctional ADP-dependent NAD(P)H-hydrate dehydratase/NAD(P)H-hydrate epimerase — MLIGSNKTTRLIDRYAIDNLKIPSIVLMENAAIDFVSEIDDELDNFLIVCGKGNNGGDGYVIARQLWSKGKKVKIFGVSFENLSCDCEINYNICKNIGIEMSNDIEKLKIWILQSECVIEGIFGTGLNSEVKGIYQKIIEIVNKYSNQKKVFSIDIPSGISGDNGEIMGTCIKADKTISFVTYKKAFLNMKNAKYFGEIVIKNIGLNQNFLKSLVNEYYLVKTDMKSWHKTRDITSHKGDFGKVLIYAGSKEFSGASVLTSNSCVRAGAGLVTLLTAENILKNNILSEVMLLNINNSETTSDVDFENELKKIENNILNSDVIAIGPGIGKTKKSLMILEKLLSYKKNDKNKTINLVLDADALNLISENPKLFEKIENRAIFTPHIVEFSRLSGLSPEDILLDKFTKAKEFAKKYKIVLLLKGKNTIITDGNKLFVNSTGNSHMANGGMGDCLTGIITSFVAQNYSLIESACVGAFLHGYIGDELTKGQYIVNASHIIENISKYMKEIF; from the coding sequence ATGTTAATCGGAAGCAATAAAACAACTAGATTGATTGACCGTTATGCGATAGATAATTTAAAAATACCAAGCATCGTTTTGATGGAAAATGCAGCAATTGATTTTGTCAGTGAAATTGATGACGAACTTGACAATTTTTTGATTGTCTGCGGAAAAGGAAATAATGGTGGCGATGGATATGTGATTGCACGGCAGCTTTGGTCAAAAGGTAAAAAAGTGAAAATATTTGGAGTTTCTTTTGAAAATTTGAGCTGTGATTGCGAAATTAATTATAACATCTGTAAAAATATTGGAATTGAGATGTCAAATGATATAGAAAAATTAAAAATTTGGATTTTACAAAGTGAGTGTGTAATTGAAGGAATTTTTGGAACAGGGCTTAATTCAGAAGTTAAAGGAATTTACCAAAAAATTATAGAAATTGTAAATAAGTATTCAAATCAAAAAAAAGTTTTTTCCATCGACATTCCGTCAGGTATAAGTGGAGATAATGGTGAAATTATGGGAACATGTATAAAGGCTGATAAGACCATTTCATTTGTAACTTATAAAAAAGCTTTTTTGAATATGAAAAATGCAAAATATTTTGGAGAAATTGTAATTAAAAATATTGGACTAAATCAAAATTTTTTGAAAAGTCTTGTAAACGAATATTACTTAGTAAAAACGGATATGAAAAGTTGGCACAAAACTCGGGACATAACTTCTCACAAGGGAGATTTTGGAAAAGTATTAATTTATGCAGGAAGTAAAGAATTTTCTGGTGCAAGCGTTTTAACCTCAAATTCTTGTGTTCGAGCGGGAGCAGGACTTGTTACTCTTCTGACAGCGGAAAATATTTTAAAAAATAACATTTTGTCTGAAGTTATGCTTTTAAATATAAACAATTCAGAAACAACTTCTGACGTTGATTTTGAAAATGAATTAAAAAAGATAGAAAATAATATTTTAAATTCAGATGTAATTGCAATAGGCCCTGGAATTGGGAAAACTAAGAAATCGTTGATGATTTTAGAAAAATTATTAAGTTATAAAAAAAATGATAAAAATAAAACGATAAATTTGGTGCTGGATGCGGATGCACTAAATTTAATTTCAGAAAATCCTAAATTATTTGAAAAAATAGAAAATCGTGCAATATTTACTCCACATATTGTAGAATTTTCAAGACTTTCAGGATTATCGCCAGAAGACATTCTTTTAGATAAATTTACAAAAGCAAAAGAATTTGCAAAAAAATATAAAATAGTTTTGCTTTTAAAAGGAAAAAATACGATAATTACTGATGGAAATAAACTTTTTGTAAATAGTACAGGAAACTCGCATATGGCAAATGGTGGAATGGGAGACTGTCTTACTGGAATCATAACTTCATTTGTTGCACAAAATTACAGTTTAATTGAAAGTGCTTGTGTTGGAGCTTTTTTGCACGGATATATCGGAGATGAGCTCACAAAAGGGCAATATATCGTAAATGCAAGTCATATTATTGAAAATATTTCAAAATATATGAAAGAAATTTTTTAA
- a CDS encoding bifunctional riboflavin kinase/FAD synthetase — MGIKIITENCNNVIEFLEFKKSENITCYNLRDNLSEFKENGTVVILGNFDGVHKAHKKILQKGVKKAQEKGYKTVVYTFNEYPNKKHTRITNQSEKAFIMEKNGIDYLYLEEFEKVRNYTPENFVEKILIEKLNAKEVLCGFNFTFGKKKSGDAKLLKSILEKNGINLKVQEPVLDNELEIISSTNIRKYIKKTNLKKVKELLDHNLLILGKVVHGKQLGRTIGFPTANLKFENKVYPSFGVYGVKIYFYENGIFKTYAGVMNIGRNPTVDKDNLSVETHIFDFDEDIYGKYILIEIFENIRKEVKFNSLNELKNQINKDSIYWRNKVKEMNGL, encoded by the coding sequence ATGGGTATAAAAATAATTACTGAAAACTGTAATAATGTAATTGAGTTTTTAGAATTTAAAAAAAGTGAGAATATCACTTGTTACAATTTAAGAGATAACTTGAGTGAATTTAAAGAAAATGGAACAGTTGTAATTTTAGGAAATTTTGATGGAGTTCACAAGGCTCATAAGAAAATTTTGCAAAAAGGCGTAAAAAAGGCACAAGAAAAGGGATATAAGACAGTTGTTTATACATTTAACGAGTATCCAAACAAAAAGCACACAAGGATAACAAATCAGTCCGAAAAAGCTTTTATCATGGAAAAAAATGGAATTGATTACTTGTATTTAGAGGAATTTGAAAAGGTCAGAAATTATACTCCTGAAAATTTTGTGGAAAAGATTTTAATCGAAAAATTAAATGCAAAAGAAGTTTTGTGTGGCTTTAATTTTACTTTTGGTAAAAAAAAATCAGGAGATGCTAAACTTTTAAAGTCAATTTTGGAAAAAAATGGAATTAATCTTAAAGTGCAGGAGCCAGTTTTAGATAATGAACTGGAAATTATTAGCAGTACGAATATACGAAAGTATATAAAAAAAACAAATTTAAAAAAAGTAAAAGAATTACTTGATCACAATCTTTTGATTTTGGGAAAAGTTGTGCACGGAAAGCAGCTTGGGAGAACGATCGGTTTTCCAACGGCAAATTTGAAATTTGAAAATAAAGTTTATCCAAGTTTTGGAGTTTATGGCGTAAAAATTTATTTTTATGAAAATGGGATTTTTAAAACTTATGCAGGGGTTATGAATATTGGGAGAAATCCTACCGTCGACAAAGATAATCTTAGCGTAGAAACACATATTTTTGATTTTGACGAAGATATTTATGGAAAATATATTTTGATCGAAATTTTTGAGAATATCAGAAAAGAAGTTAAATTTAATTCGCTTAATGAATTAAAAAATCAAATTAATAAAGACAGTATATATTGGAGAAATAAAGTTAAGGAAATGAATGGATTATGA
- a CDS encoding segregation and condensation protein A: MIKDTINVKIDNFEGPLDLLIHLIEKKKMDIHKINISQIIDDYLEYIHSQKEKNLRIKVEFLVMATDLVEIKAYSVLNENKKTEKVENLEKKILEYKLFKEISQLFAEKENEYNISHLRMGNQNFKDKVVEYDISSLTLENLISSFKNILNLKNKKISEDENMKLNLEEEYTTKEAHFEITESIKKEKKVLFNHLLKNKFSKIRIVTMFLCILDMFKNGEIDIIVEQSNFFVKKIIQ; this comes from the coding sequence ATGATAAAAGATACAATTAATGTAAAAATTGACAATTTTGAAGGACCTTTGGATTTACTCATTCATTTGATTGAAAAAAAGAAAATGGACATTCATAAAATCAATATTTCTCAAATAATTGACGATTATTTGGAGTATATCCACAGTCAAAAAGAAAAAAATTTGCGAATAAAAGTGGAGTTTCTTGTAATGGCTACGGATTTAGTGGAAATAAAGGCGTATTCGGTTCTGAATGAAAACAAAAAAACTGAAAAAGTTGAAAATTTAGAAAAAAAGATTTTGGAATATAAGTTATTTAAGGAAATTTCTCAGCTATTTGCAGAAAAAGAAAATGAATATAACATCAGTCATTTAAGAATGGGAAATCAAAATTTTAAAGACAAAGTTGTAGAGTACGATATCTCTAGTTTGACTTTAGAAAATTTGATTTCAAGTTTTAAAAATATCTTAAATTTAAAAAATAAAAAAATATCTGAAGATGAAAATATGAAATTGAATTTGGAAGAGGAGTACACCACAAAAGAAGCTCATTTTGAAATTACAGAAAGCATAAAAAAAGAAAAAAAAGTTCTGTTTAATCATTTATTAAAAAATAAATTTTCAAAAATACGGATAGTAACAATGTTTTTATGTATTTTAGATATGTTCAAAAACGGTGAAATTGATATAATAGTGGAACAGAGCAATTTTTTTGTAAAAAAAATTATTCAGTGA